In Bos indicus x Bos taurus breed Angus x Brahman F1 hybrid chromosome 23, Bos_hybrid_MaternalHap_v2.0, whole genome shotgun sequence, a single genomic region encodes these proteins:
- the LOC113881853 gene encoding ubiquitin D-like, translating to MGKLNKYSSQAGYFPFGCLFKLEARSFALSPDSAPLIEDMPATLLVTVHSEKWKPMTFTAHLGDRVNKINERVRSRTKVPVPDQVLQLGSKTLKPKRTLSSYGIDKEKSIHLTLKVVKPSDEELPLVLVEPGEGQRHNLQVRRSTSVTQVKEMIKMRTAIPPKNQIVNCNGKKLEDGKIMGDYGIKKGHLLFMAYPCIGG from the exons ATGGGGAAGCTTAATAAATACAGCAGTCAGGCAGGGTATTTCCCGTTCGGCTGCTTATTTAAACTGGAGGCCCGGTCCTTTGCTCTGTCTCCTGATTCTGCACCTCTGATTGAAGACATGCCTGCCACCCTCCTT GTGACTGTCCATTCTGAGAAATGGAAACCAATGACCTTCACTGCCCATCTGGGAGACAGAGTGAATAAGATCAATGAACGTGTCCGCTCTAGGACCAAGGTTCCTGTGCCGGATCAGGTCCTGCAGCTGGGCTCGAAGACCCTAAAGCCAAAGAGAACTCTGTCATCGTATGGCATCGACAAGGAGAAGTCCATCCACCTCACCCTGAAGGTGGTGAAGCCCAGTGATGAGGAGCTGCCCTTGGTTttggtggagcctggtgagggGCAGAGGCACAACCTCCAGGTGCGAAGGTCCACCTCAGTGACCCAGGTGAAGGAGATGATCAAGATGAGGACCGCTATACCCCCTAAGAATCAGATTGTGAACTGCAATGGAAAGAAACTGGAAGACGGGAAGATCATGGGAGATTATGGCATCAAAAAGGGCCATTTACTCTTCATGGCATacccctgcattggtgggtga
- the LOC113881852 gene encoding olfactory receptor 2H1-like, with protein MVNHSFPVDFLLLGFSEHPGLERILFMVVSISYLLTLVGNTLIILLSMLDPRLHSPMYFFLSNLSFLDLCFTTSCVPQMLFHLWGPRKTISFLGCSVQLFIFLFLGTTECVLLTVMAFDRYVAVCQPLHYATIIHPRLCWQLVAMAWVIGLVESVVQTPPTLRLPFCRHRRVDDFVCEVPALIHLSCGDTTYSEIQMAVASVFILVVPLSLILVSYGAIARAVLRINSAVAWRKALGTCSSHLIVVTLFYSSGIAVYLQPKNPYAQKRGKFFGLFYAVGTPLLNPLIYTLRNKEVKSALRRLLGKDVDSRESRGNAA; from the coding sequence ATGGTCAACCACAGCTTCCCAGTGGACTTCCTCCTTCTGGGCTTCTCTGAACACCCAGGGCTTGAAAGAATCCTCTTCATGGTTGTCTCAATCTCTTACCTCCTGACTCTGGTGGGCAACACACTCATCATCCTGCTGTCCATGCTGGACCCCAGGCTCCACTCCCCGATGTACTTTTTCCTCTCCAACCTCTCCTTCCTGGACCTCTGCTTCACCACAAGCTGTGTCCCGCAGATGCTGTTCCACCTCTGGGGCCCAAGGAAGACCATCAGCTTCCTTGGCTGCTCTGTCCAGCTCTTCATCTTCCTGTTCCTGGGGACCACGGAGTGTGTCCTCCTGACCGTGATGGCCTTTGACCGTTATGTGGCTGTCTGCCAGCCCCTCCACTATGCCACCATCATCCACCCCCGCCTGTGCTGGCAGCTGGTGGCCATGGCCTGGGTCATTGGGCTGGTGGAGTCAGTGGTCCAGACACCACCGACCCTCCGTCTGCCTTTCTGCCGCCACCGGCGAGTGGATGATTTTGTGTGTGAGGTCCCAGCTCTAATTCACCTCTCCTGTGGAGACACCACCTACAGTGAGATCCAGATGGCTGTTGCCAGTGTCTTCATCTTGGTTGTGCCACTCAGCCTCATCCTGGTTTCTTACGGTGCCATTGCCCGGGCAGTGCTGAGGATTAACTCGGCAGTAGCATGGAGGAAGGCTCTGGGGACTTGCTCCTCCCACCTCATTGTGGTCACTCTTTTCTACAGCTCGGGCATTGCTGTCTACCTCCAGCCCAAAAATCCCTACGCCCAGAAGAGAGGCAAGTTCTTTGGTCTCTTCTATGCAGTGGGCACTCCTTTACTTAATCCTCTCATATACACCCTGAGGAACAAGGAGGTAAAGAGTGCGCTCAGGAGGTTACTGGGAAAGGATGTGGACTCCAGAGAGAGCCGAGGGAATGCTGCCTGA